From the genome of Gammaproteobacteria bacterium:
GCGAAGGTTTCGACATGCCGGACCTGTCACTGCCGTGGGGGCAGGACGCAGTGATCGACGCGGCGGCGAGCGCGAACCCGAACACGATCGTCGTGCTCGAGACCGGCAACTCGGTGTCGATGCCGTGGCGCGACAAGGTGAAGGCGATCGCGCAGGCGTGGTACCCGGGCCAGGCCGGCGCGCAGGCGATCGCCGAGGTCCTCGCCGGGACGGTCAATCCATCGGGCCGCCTGCCGATCACTTTTCCCGCAAGCCTCGATCAAACCCCGCGACCCGAGCTGCCGGGGCTCGGAACGCCGTGGGGCAGCGCGGTGACCATCGGGTACAACGAGGGCGCCGAGGTGGGCTACCGCTGGTTCGCACTGAAGAACGAACGGCCGATGTACGCGTTCGGTCATGGCCTCGGCTACACCACCTTCGATTACGACGATTTGAAGCTCGACGGAGGCGAAACGATTACCGCGAGCTTCACCGTGAAGAACACGGGCAAGCGCAAGGGGGCCGACGTTCCGCAGCTCTATCTGACCGAGGCGGCCGGGGACAAGCGCATGCGCCTGCTCGGCTTCGAGCGCCTGGAGCTCGAGCCGGGCGAGTCGCGGCGCGTCACGCTCGCCGCCGATCCCCGATTGCTCGCGCGCTTCGACGGGAACAGCGGCAAGTGGAGCATCGCCGACGGTACCCATCGGGCGGCCGTCGGCAAGTCGGCAATGGATCTGGTGCTGACCGGCGCAACGCGACTGTCCGCGCGGCAGTTCGGCGTGTAGGCGTGCCGGGTCGATCTGGATAACCACCGCGCGGGCGGCGGCGAGGCGCGGCGTCGCAATGTACGCCGCTCGAAGAACCTCGCTGCGCTCGGCCGGTGCGCTACACCGCGAACCGCTCAGGCGGCGGCCGAAGCCTGCGGCACGCGCTCGGGCGCGATTCCGGCCGCGATCGCCGCCTGGGCCGCCGCCATCGCGGCCTCCCGCGCGTCCGGTCCGAAGCCCATCTTCTCCGCACGCACGAACGCCACGTCGTCGATGCCCATGAAGCCGAGCAGGTGCTTCAGATAGGGCTCCTGGAAGTCGACCGCGCGAGCGGGGCCGTTCGTGTACTCGCCGCCGCGGCTCTCGACGACGATCGCGCGCTTGCCTTCGAGCAAACCGCGCGGCCCGGCTTCGGAGTACGCAAACGTCTCGCCGGCTCGCAGCACGTGATCGAACCACGCGCGCAGCGTCGTCGGCATGCCGAAGTTGTACATCGGCGCACCGATCACGATCACGTCGGCCGCGCGCAACTCTGCGATCAGCGTGTCGGAAAGCGCGCGCGTGCGGCGCGCGCCCGGCGTTGGCGCATCACCGCGGGCGAGGCCGTCGAGCGCGTCGGCCGTGAGGTGCGGAATCGGCTCGCGGCCGACGTCGCGCTCGACGACGGACGCATGCGGCGCTTCGCGCTCGAGCGCCTCGACCACGCTGCGGACCAGCACCCGCGAGGCCGCGTCGTTGCCGGACGCGCTGCTGTTGATCACCAGAATGTTGCTCATGCTGCCTCCTTGATCGATGAGTGGCGAGCATGGTGATCCCGCGGACCGCTGGCAGGTAGCCCTCCAACGCGCAACCCGGTGTCGCGAATCGAGCAACACGAAGGCGGCTATGATCGGCGAGGAGTCGCTGCAAGTGCGACAATGCGACCGCCACCCACGCATCAC
Proteins encoded in this window:
- a CDS encoding NAD(P)H-dependent oxidoreductase, yielding MSNILVINSSASGNDAASRVLVRSVVEALEREAPHASVVERDVGREPIPHLTADALDGLARGDAPTPGARRTRALSDTLIAELRAADVIVIGAPMYNFGMPTTLRAWFDHVLRAGETFAYSEAGPRGLLEGKRAIVVESRGGEYTNGPARAVDFQEPYLKHLLGFMGIDDVAFVRAEKMGFGPDAREAAMAAAQAAIAAGIAPERVPQASAAA